The Salvelinus sp. IW2-2015 linkage group LG15, ASM291031v2, whole genome shotgun sequence genome includes a region encoding these proteins:
- the polr2m gene encoding protein GRINL1A: MSSSSWAAPSERQGQVGDLKTKSKEELGELLSRQDKLLSNKRFIQTLPDKGKKISDFAERICLALAHNEEEERKQDMLSSVRTELQSKYQQALTQRQRGSQNKPGTSQNRRQAGDTAPGTVQELDVSPLSPNVQERKIVDTLQEDSVSKVSAAETMNMAQAGDDXGVSLDSDRTKESDLAEALQRVTLSDHSTGSSGSLKDTFNRPATGNPFLGRQPQKKPHYIEVLERTEKAPVTRRQKYKPNQFAHNTDGSPSGSLSPSQSPGGLLPSPVLSVEARRERDRKHIDDITAARLPLLHYSPAQLLTLEQSADLLREQTRKHQELQAKLAAQKLSEGLRFSTGSYVVEGGLLGAYREVHDDGAQLSSEED, from the exons ATGTCCTCGTCATCGTGGGCAGCTCCATCAGAACGCCAGGGGCAAGTGGGGGATCTCAAAACCAAGAGCAAAGAAGAACTTGGTGAATTACTGTCACGCCAAGATAAATTATTATCTAACAA GAGGTTCATACAGACCCTTCCAGACAAAGGGAAGAAGATCTCAGACTTTGCAGAGAGAATATGCCTTGCTCTTGCCCAcaatgaagaagaggagaggaagcaagATATGCTGTCATCTGTCAGGACAGAGCTGCAGTCTAAATACCAGCAGGCTTTGACACAAAGACAACGTGGTAGCCAGAATAAACCAGGAACTTCCCAAAATAGGAGACAAGCTGGGGACACAGCTCCTGGAACTGTCCAAGAATTGGACGTCTCACCTCTGTCACCTAATGTTCAGGAGCGCAAAATAGTTGACACGCTGCAAGAAGACAGTGTGTCCAAGGTATCTGCTGCTGAAACCATGAATATGGCCCAGGCTGGTGATGATGYAGGGGTCTCTCTAGACTCTGACAGGACAAAAGAGAGCGACCTAGCGGAGGCCTTGCAGAGGGTCACTCTGTCGGACCACTCAACTGGCTCGAGTGGATCCCTTAAAGACACATTCAACAGACCTGCTACTGGCAACCCCTtccttggaaggcagccacagaaGAAACCACACTACATAGAAGTCCTGGAGAGGACTGAGAAGGCCCCGGTTACGAGGAGACAGAAGTACAAGCCTAATCA GTTTGCCCACAACACAGATGGCTCCCCRTCAGGGTCTCTGTCTCCCAGCCAATCTCCTGGAGGCTTATTACCATCACCGGTGCTCTCCGTTGAGGCCAGGAGGGAGCGAGACAGAAAGCACATTGATGACATCACTGCGGCCAGGCTCccactgctccactacagccctgcccAGCTGCTGACACTGGAGCAGTCAGCTGACCTGCTACGCGAACAGACCAGGAAACACCAG GAGTTGCAGGCCAAGCTGGCAGCCCAGAAGTTGTCTGAGGGGCTGAGGTTCAGCACAGGGAGCTATGTTGTGGAAGGGGGCTTGCTGGGCGCCTACAGGGAGGTTCATGACGACGGAGCCCAGCTCTCCTCAGAGGAAGACTAA
- the myzap gene encoding myocardial zonula adherens protein gives MLRYSSPGSVTTTEDSPEQPSERRIRRLRLTLHTGDNGQNETKKPTSDTQEEKVVNGTWKKKKNRLIQRERPAGSELPVQHLRAATNGELETSLQRQHGPKVYGVLQGTGSDRQQEVMACEWSVNHLRDEMRYIKEVRDSLEKVRERMYGQFGGMQHSMQKLSQDIRTANSQRKTLEKEVRVRTAAMDSFDQMNSSLISANIDLQKSLLESCHNRVDSRDEMKSLRSSFQQAEERLKERERQLELAQAENCTLKLKVESSQEANSHAVQEVTARLQRQYEERLQEEQRKHREEIEKLQAQIDEYIRRLEEAEKNAKIAEAKIAERDQRISEVERLLDCMGQEKGHLQKKLQECEQRLRLMEVTYKTDATVAKSSQKLEEEAGELRERIKHLNDMVFCQQRKVKGMIEEVND, from the exons ATGCTACGCTACAGCTCACCAGGATCGGTCACCACCACCGAGGACAGTCCAGAGCAGCCCAGTGAG CGGAGGATCCGGCGACTCAGACTAACTCTTCATACAGGAGACAATGGACAGAATGAAACCAAGAAACCAACCTCAGACACA CAAGAGGAGAAGGTTGTCAACGGAacatggaagaagaagaagaacagacTCATTCAGAGAGAGAGGCCAGCTGGCAGTGAGTTACCTGTACAG CACCTCAGAGCAGCGACCAATGGGGAGCTAGAGACGTCGCTGCAGCGGCAGCACGGGCCCAAGGTGTACGGTGTGTTGCAGGGGACAGGCTCGGACAGACAGCAGGAAGTGATGGCGTGCGAGTGGTCTGTCAATCACCTGAGGGATGAGATGAGATACATCAAGGAG GTGCGAGATTCCCTGGAGAAGGTCAGAGAGCGGATGTACGGCCAGTTTGGAGGAATGCAACATTCGATGCAGAAACTATCACAAGACATCAGG ACTGCCAACTCCCAGAGGAAGACTCTGGAGAAAGAGGTGAGGGTTCGGACTGCAGCCATGGACAGCTTCGACCAGATGAACAGCTCCCTCATATCTGCCAACATCGACCTCCAG AAATCTCTACTAGAGAGCTGTCACAATCGTGTGGACTCCCGGGATGAGATGAAGAGCCTGAGAAGCTCCTTTCAGCAGGCCGAGGAGAGRctgaaggagagggagaggcagctGGAACTTGCCCAGGCTGAGAACTGCACACTAAAACTGAAG GTGGAGTCGTCTCAGGAGGCCAACAGCCATGCAGTGCAGGAGGTGACAGCGAGGCTACAGAGACAGTATGAGGAGAGACTTCAGGAGGAGCagaggaaacacagagaggagatagagaagcTACAG GCCCAAATTGACGAGTATATTAGGCGAttagaggaggcagagaagaatGCTAAGATTGCGGAGGCCAAGATCGCTGAAAGGGACCAGAGGATCAGTGAGGTGGAGCGCCTGCTGGACTGTATGGGACAG GAAAAGGGCCATCTTCAGAAGAAACTGCAGGAATGTGAACAGCGTCTACGCTTGATGGAGGTGACATACAAAACAGATGCAACTGTAGCAAAGAG TTCTCAAAAGTTggaagaggaggcaggggagCTCCGTGAGAGAATCAAACACCTGAATGACATGGTGTTCTGTCAGCAGAGGAAGGTCAAAGGCATGATAGAGGAGGTGAATGACTAA